The Dehalogenimonas sp. 4OHTPN genome window below encodes:
- a CDS encoding DegV family protein, protein MAVKVVTDSTCDLPPEVARDLGIAIVPIYVRFGAAVYRDGVDITPGQLYPKLIASDVHPATSQPTPEDFAAVYKEASRDADAIVSVHISSRISGTFNSAVIAAKAFNGVCPVEVVDSRFNSAGLGLAALAAARAAKSGAGLAEVLAETNLAISQVRMFGLFRTMKYLARSGRINKAVAAASSVLNVMPLLTFHDGEIARAGLVRTVGRGMEKIIEFVRKHAPVTEITVVHSRAAEEAEKLRGWLAEFLNAEKIMVSELGAGLGVHGGPGVLLIGLRRAG, encoded by the coding sequence ATGGCTGTTAAAGTTGTCACCGACAGCACCTGCGACCTGCCGCCGGAGGTCGCCCGGGATCTGGGCATTGCCATCGTCCCGATTTATGTCCGTTTCGGCGCGGCGGTTTACCGCGACGGCGTTGACATCACGCCCGGCCAGCTTTATCCGAAGCTGATTGCCTCCGATGTGCACCCCGCCACCTCCCAGCCAACCCCGGAGGACTTTGCCGCTGTTTATAAAGAAGCCTCCAGGGATGCGGACGCTATTGTCTCGGTTCATATTTCATCCAGGATCAGCGGCACATTTAATTCCGCCGTCATCGCCGCCAAGGCGTTCAACGGCGTCTGCCCGGTTGAGGTCGTTGATTCCAGGTTCAACTCAGCGGGTCTCGGGCTGGCGGCACTGGCCGCCGCCCGCGCCGCTAAATCCGGGGCCGGCCTGGCTGAAGTGCTCGCTGAAACCAACCTGGCAATCTCCCAGGTCAGGATGTTCGGCTTATTCCGCACCATGAAATACCTGGCCAGGAGCGGCCGCATCAACAAAGCTGTGGCGGCAGCCTCCAGCGTGCTCAACGTCATGCCTTTATTGACCTTCCATGACGGCGAGATCGCCCGCGCCGGCCTGGTGCGCACCGTAGGCAGGGGGATGGAAAAAATCATCGAATTCGTCAGGAAACACGCTCCGGTGACTGAAATCACCGTTGTCCACAGCCGCGCCGCGGAGGAAGCGGAAAAACTGAGAGGCTGGTTGGCGGAGTTCCTGAACGCGGAGAAAATCATGGTCTCGGAGTTGGGGGCGGGGCTCGGGGTTCACGGCGGCCCGGGGGTGCTCCTGATCGGCCTCAGGCGGGCGGGGTGA
- a CDS encoding DUF1295 domain-containing protein, with protein MNAELFTAAALVILGYMTFLFVIAAFTRNNSVADTGWGVGFIVVTLTTLVTAGDISGVKLLTAVLVTVWGMRLAVRIFLRNRGRGEDFRYRKMRQGWGRAWLLNSYFRVFVVQGVLMLLVAVPIVQINHADAPPFGLFTAVGAVIWLAGFIIETTADYQLDRFIAGPQNRGKVLQSGLWRYSRHPNYFGEVVQWWGIFAIALGVEYGWAGIIGPVTITFLILKVSGIPMLEKTLSQNPEYVEYQRRTSSFIPLPPKKG; from the coding sequence GTGAACGCTGAACTATTCACCGCCGCTGCCCTGGTTATTCTTGGCTACATGACATTTCTCTTCGTAATCGCGGCGTTTACCCGGAACAACAGCGTCGCCGATACCGGCTGGGGCGTCGGTTTCATCGTCGTGACGCTCACGACGCTGGTTACCGCCGGCGATATCTCCGGGGTCAAACTGCTGACCGCGGTCCTGGTCACCGTTTGGGGGATGCGCCTGGCGGTGCGCATTTTCCTGCGCAACCGCGGCCGGGGCGAGGATTTCAGGTATCGGAAAATGAGGCAGGGGTGGGGCCGGGCGTGGCTCCTGAACAGCTACTTCCGGGTCTTCGTCGTCCAGGGCGTTTTGATGTTGCTGGTCGCCGTACCGATTGTCCAGATCAACCATGCTGACGCGCCTCCGTTCGGTCTATTCACCGCGGTCGGCGCCGTAATCTGGCTGGCTGGCTTCATTATTGAAACGACGGCGGATTATCAGCTGGACCGGTTTATCGCCGGTCCCCAGAACAGAGGCAAAGTGCTTCAGTCCGGGCTGTGGCGCTATTCGCGGCACCCCAATTACTTCGGCGAAGTGGTCCAGTGGTGGGGCATATTTGCCATCGCCCTCGGCGTGGAGTATGGTTGGGCAGGCATTATCGGTCCGGTCACAATTACCTTCTTGATTCTTAAGGTCTCCGGGATTCCGATGCTGGAAAAAACGTTGTCCCAAAATCCGGAATATGTTGAATATCAGCGACGCACCAGCAGTTTTATCCCGCTGCCGCCGAAGAAAGGGTGA
- a CDS encoding NAD(P)/FAD-dependent oxidoreductase, with product MARYDYDVIILGGGIAGFSAAGMAAGLGKTVLLVEKGRLGGNCSLRTCIPTKALIRAGEAYGNLGAASEFGLECQLPAIDTTRVNKYVRRVIEEVGAIDNPESFKQMGIDIEFGAPSFVDRHRIKLGSRVISGNKFIIATGSSPARLNVEGAAETPYFTTENIFSEDKLPASIIILGGGPAGIEYATAYCALGLKVTVVELADTILAREDKEMTRLVAERLRQNGVTLLTGWQTVRLFRTGEEVSAEIKSASGETMVLTAEALLMTIGRVPNLEGLSLEKAGVAVTPRGIKTDLGMRTTADNIYAAGDVVGPFQTGAVAEYQALIAANNALIPVVKKRADYRTILWITYTSPPLAHVGLTEEEARKRYGDKVKIYHYEYSRMRRARVDRQDFGVAKFITDAAGKPLGIHILGLHAEEMAHEAELLRVYRKPLHTLHFVNHAYPTYSEAIFKRMGDISYLDRMAANPIIRLGLELMPGFVNNLEKLKKKL from the coding sequence ATGGCCAGATATGACTATGACGTGATCATTCTGGGCGGCGGCATCGCCGGTTTCTCCGCCGCCGGCATGGCCGCCGGCCTCGGTAAAACAGTCCTCCTGGTTGAGAAAGGCCGCCTCGGCGGCAACTGCTCTCTTCGGACCTGCATCCCCACCAAGGCGCTAATCCGCGCCGGCGAGGCTTACGGCAACCTGGGGGCGGCTTCCGAGTTCGGACTGGAGTGCCAGCTTCCGGCGATCGATACCACCCGGGTCAACAAGTACGTCCGCCGCGTCATCGAGGAAGTCGGCGCCATTGATAACCCCGAAAGCTTCAAACAGATGGGCATCGACATTGAGTTCGGTGCCCCCTCGTTCGTGGACCGGCACCGCATCAAGCTGGGCAGCCGCGTTATTTCCGGGAACAAGTTCATCATCGCCACCGGCAGCAGCCCGGCGCGCCTTAACGTTGAGGGCGCCGCCGAGACGCCCTATTTCACCACCGAAAACATTTTCAGCGAGGATAAATTACCGGCGTCGATTATTATTCTCGGCGGCGGTCCCGCCGGCATCGAGTACGCCACCGCTTATTGCGCGCTGGGGCTTAAGGTAACTGTGGTTGAACTGGCTGATACCATCCTGGCTCGTGAAGACAAGGAAATGACCAGGCTGGTGGCCGAGCGGCTGCGCCAGAACGGAGTGACGCTGCTGACCGGCTGGCAGACGGTCAGGCTTTTTCGCACCGGCGAAGAGGTTTCAGCCGAAATCAAGAGCGCGTCCGGCGAGACCATGGTGTTGACCGCGGAGGCCCTTTTGATGACTATTGGCCGTGTCCCCAACCTGGAAGGATTGTCGCTGGAGAAGGCCGGAGTAGCCGTCACCCCGCGCGGCATCAAAACCGACCTGGGGATGCGCACCACGGCGGATAATATCTATGCCGCCGGCGATGTCGTCGGCCCGTTCCAGACCGGCGCGGTGGCTGAATACCAGGCTCTTATCGCCGCCAACAACGCGTTGATCCCGGTGGTTAAAAAACGGGCTGATTACCGCACCATCCTGTGGATAACCTACACCAGCCCGCCGCTGGCCCATGTCGGTTTGACCGAAGAAGAAGCCCGCAAACGCTACGGGGATAAAGTCAAAATTTATCACTATGAATATAGCCGCATGCGGCGGGCCCGGGTGGACCGGCAGGATTTCGGCGTCGCCAAATTCATCACCGACGCCGCGGGCAAGCCGCTGGGCATCCACATCTTGGGACTGCATGCCGAAGAAATGGCTCATGAAGCGGAGCTGCTGAGGGTGTACCGCAAGCCGCTTCATACACTGCATTTCGTCAACCACGCCTATCCGACCTATTCGGAAGCCATTTTCAAGCGCATGGGCGATATCAGCTACCTGGACAGGATGGCCGCCAATCCCATTATCCGGCTCGGCCTGGAGCTGATGCCGGGTTTTGTCAACAACCTGGAAAAACTGAAGAAAAAGCTTTAG
- the trmD gene encoding tRNA (guanosine(37)-N1)-methyltransferase TrmD — protein sequence MRIDILTLFPEMFQGPFAASILKRAADRGLLDIRLHNIRDWAHDKHRVVDDSPYGGGAGMVMKPEPVVAAIEAVRSSADAEARVVLLSPGGRLFNQALAAELSKIPRLILVAGHYEGFDERIRNYVDDELSIGDYVLSGGELPAMVVADAVARLIPGVLGCGESHLEESHSPSAEGLLEYPHYTRPPEFRGLKVPDILLSGNHAAIARWRRQESVRRTLMRRPELLSGAELSKTDLKTIEEIRAEQPPDSG from the coding sequence GTGCGCATTGACATCCTGACGCTGTTCCCGGAAATGTTCCAGGGACCTTTCGCCGCCAGTATTTTAAAACGGGCGGCAGACCGCGGCCTGCTGGATATCCGGCTGCACAACATCCGGGACTGGGCGCACGATAAACACCGGGTGGTTGACGATTCCCCCTACGGCGGCGGCGCCGGCATGGTGATGAAGCCGGAGCCGGTGGTGGCAGCTATCGAGGCGGTCAGGTCGTCAGCCGATGCTGAGGCGAGGGTCGTCCTGCTTTCGCCGGGCGGCCGGCTGTTCAACCAGGCGCTTGCCGCCGAACTATCGAAAATACCCCGGCTGATCCTCGTCGCCGGCCACTACGAGGGTTTCGATGAGCGCATCCGGAATTATGTTGACGACGAGCTTTCCATCGGCGACTACGTGCTGTCCGGCGGGGAACTGCCGGCCATGGTGGTGGCCGACGCCGTGGCCCGGCTGATACCCGGAGTGCTGGGCTGCGGCGAGTCTCATCTTGAGGAGTCTCACAGCCCTTCGGCTGAAGGACTGCTGGAATACCCCCACTACACCCGCCCGCCTGAGTTCCGGGGGCTAAAGGTGCCGGATATCCTGCTTTCCGGCAACCATGCCGCCATCGCCAGATGGCGCCGGCAGGAATCGGTCAGGCGGACACTGATGCGGCGGCCTGAGCTCCTTAGCGGCGCAGAACTGTCCAAGACCGACCTGAAAACGATTGAAGAGATACGCGCCGAACAGCCGCCGGACTCTGGCTAA
- a CDS encoding SAM-dependent chlorinase/fluorinase encodes MAAIITLTTDFGEAGGYTAALKGVILGIAPEAQIVDISHKIQPQNVFEAAFLLSTVYRCFPRSTVHLAVVDPGVGTSRKIIILRTPEGTFVGPDNGIFSYVARDYVSGPGETVSGLKRLALSGDAHAFEITNPRFFRQPVSPTFNGRDIMAPAAAMLAQGFQAPAFCQAINLIHMLDLPRPETGPDGNVTGHAVYFDGFGNIITDIKASDLPQTKAPRVEIGRHAIEGLVKTYADGGGLAALIGSSGYLEIAVRGGSAAALTGTRIGDTIKIRAGD; translated from the coding sequence GTGGCAGCCATCATCACCCTGACTACAGACTTCGGTGAAGCCGGCGGCTACACCGCCGCCCTGAAGGGTGTCATTCTGGGCATCGCGCCGGAGGCCCAGATCGTGGATATCAGCCACAAAATCCAGCCGCAAAACGTCTTCGAGGCGGCTTTCCTGCTGTCCACGGTATACCGTTGCTTTCCGCGTTCGACCGTTCACCTGGCTGTTGTCGATCCCGGGGTCGGCACCAGCCGTAAAATCATCATCCTGCGCACGCCGGAAGGTACTTTCGTCGGCCCGGACAACGGCATTTTCTCCTATGTGGCGCGTGATTACGTCAGTGGTCCCGGAGAGACGGTATCAGGCTTGAAACGCTTGGCCCTGTCCGGCGATGCCCACGCCTTTGAAATCACAAACCCCCGCTTCTTCAGACAGCCGGTGTCGCCGACTTTCAACGGCCGGGATATCATGGCGCCGGCGGCGGCGATGCTGGCCCAGGGATTCCAGGCTCCGGCTTTCTGCCAGGCCATAAACCTGATCCATATGCTGGATCTGCCGCGACCGGAAACAGGCCCTGACGGAAACGTGACGGGGCACGCGGTGTATTTCGACGGCTTCGGCAATATCATCACCGACATCAAAGCCTCCGACCTGCCCCAAACCAAAGCGCCCAGGGTGGAAATCGGCCGGCACGCCATCGAAGGCCTGGTGAAAACTTATGCCGATGGCGGCGGGCTGGCCGCCCTTATCGGATCCTCCGGCTATCTGGAAATCGCCGTCAGGGGCGGCAGCGCGGCGGCGCTGACCGGGACCAGGATCGGGGACACGATTAAAATCAGGGCGGGCGACTAG
- the secG gene encoding preprotein translocase subunit SecG, which yields MLTFLLIAQIVVAVTLGLSTLLQVKGGGLGGIFGQADTVFRTKRGVEKTLFQMTIVLVALLVLISIWVLLII from the coding sequence ATGCTGACCTTTTTGTTGATTGCGCAAATAGTCGTGGCGGTAACCCTCGGCCTGTCAACCCTGCTGCAGGTCAAAGGCGGCGGGCTGGGGGGCATCTTCGGCCAGGCTGACACCGTCTTCCGCACCAAGCGCGGCGTTGAAAAAACTCTCTTCCAGATGACCATTGTCCTGGTCGCCCTGCTGGTGCTCATCTCAATCTGGGTCCTCTTGATCATCTGA
- the gatB gene encoding Asp-tRNA(Asn)/Glu-tRNA(Gln) amidotransferase subunit GatB, producing MTNAISNKYETVIGLEVHAQLATASKMYCRCASDYADALPNSRVCPVCLGAPGVLPVINKKAVEFTMLTALALNCTIAPHSKFDRKNYPYPDLMKGYQISQYDEPIGRQGWIDITADGQTRRIGITRVHLEEDVAKLLHRDEIGGPGYSLVDVNRSGVPLMEIVSEPDMRTPEEARQYLQKLRSILRYLGVSVANMEEGSFRCDANISLRPRGETKFNPKVEVKNMNSFRAVFRALEYEEKRQARDYDAGVRVRQETRGWVDDKGETVSQRSKEFAHDYRYFPEPDLPPLKFDDEWIARIRASLPELPEARQARFMTDYQLSEYDASLLTAARDTADYFEAVLSADMKLTPKDAANWVAGEVSRIINAAGIDIAAFADKVPAAALAGLITATGKGTVNTATAKTVLDEMWQTGKGAEAIIAEKGLAQISDDGAIAEMAAKIIADNPNAVADYKAGKEQSLKFLVGQLMKLSKGRANPAAASDIILTKLKEG from the coding sequence ATGACGAACGCCATATCCAATAAATACGAGACGGTCATCGGGCTGGAGGTCCACGCGCAGCTGGCCACTGCCAGCAAGATGTACTGCCGCTGCGCTTCCGACTACGCCGACGCCCTGCCGAACAGCCGCGTCTGCCCGGTGTGTCTCGGCGCTCCCGGCGTCCTGCCGGTGATCAACAAGAAGGCCGTGGAGTTCACCATGTTGACGGCGCTGGCTTTGAACTGCACCATCGCGCCGCATTCAAAGTTCGACCGCAAGAACTATCCCTACCCGGACCTGATGAAGGGCTATCAGATTTCCCAGTACGACGAGCCCATCGGCCGCCAGGGTTGGATAGACATTACCGCCGACGGGCAGACCCGGCGCATCGGCATCACCCGCGTCCACCTCGAGGAGGACGTGGCCAAGCTGCTCCACCGCGACGAGATCGGCGGGCCGGGCTATTCCCTGGTTGATGTCAACCGCTCCGGCGTGCCGCTGATGGAGATCGTCTCGGAGCCTGACATGCGCACCCCGGAGGAGGCGCGGCAGTACCTTCAAAAATTACGTTCGATTTTACGATACCTCGGCGTGTCAGTGGCCAACATGGAAGAGGGTTCTTTCCGCTGCGATGCCAACATCTCGCTGCGGCCGCGCGGCGAGACAAAGTTCAACCCCAAGGTGGAAGTCAAGAACATGAACTCCTTCCGCGCCGTGTTCCGGGCATTAGAATACGAGGAAAAGCGGCAGGCCAGGGACTATGACGCGGGCGTCCGCGTCCGGCAGGAGACCCGGGGCTGGGTTGACGATAAAGGCGAAACCGTCTCGCAGCGGAGCAAAGAGTTCGCCCACGACTACCGCTACTTCCCGGAGCCGGATTTGCCGCCGCTGAAGTTTGACGATGAATGGATCGCCAGGATCCGCGCCAGCCTGCCGGAGCTGCCCGAGGCGCGGCAGGCCCGGTTCATGACCGACTACCAGCTTTCCGAATACGATGCCTCGCTGCTGACCGCCGCCCGAGACACGGCCGACTACTTTGAGGCAGTACTGTCCGCCGATATGAAGCTGACGCCCAAAGACGCCGCCAACTGGGTTGCCGGCGAGGTTTCCCGCATCATCAACGCCGCCGGTATCGACATCGCCGCTTTTGCCGATAAGGTGCCGGCCGCCGCGCTGGCCGGGCTGATCACCGCGACGGGCAAGGGTACGGTTAACACCGCCACCGCCAAGACCGTCCTCGACGAGATGTGGCAAACGGGCAAAGGCGCCGAGGCGATCATCGCCGAGAAAGGCCTGGCCCAGATTTCCGACGACGGCGCCATCGCTGAAATGGCGGCAAAAATCATCGCCGATAACCCGAACGCCGTCGCCGACTACAAAGCCGGCAAGGAGCAGTCGCTGAAATTCCTGGTCGGCCAGTTGATGAAGCTGTCCAAGGGGCGCGCCAATCCGGCCGCCGCTTCTGATATAATTCTTACGAAACTCAAAGAAGGATAA
- a CDS encoding trypsin-like peptidase domain-containing protein, whose translation METVPSAPQDSYYRPGPSGIAAPPKKSGGGWLVSLLLVIVLIGTGVNGALWLQEKDSLDQAGADVSALNTQNSALQTSLSQAQAGASSLQADLAALQQTVAGLGTTTPPPASSTDFTVAARKIEPYTVYVEASGRSGAGTGSGTIIRANGFVLTNQHVISGATSIWVTLKTGESFSATLINSNADLDAAVLKLNTTRTDFPFAALGSSAGVVIGQQVLACGFPLGSDLFGNAQFGPASFTAGIVSAIRNLPSANTENPNVRLDYIQMDADINPGNSGGGLFNLNGELIGIPAYGFATGINASIPIDAVKALIQSAAG comes from the coding sequence ATGGAAACGGTGCCCTCCGCCCCTCAGGATAGTTACTACCGGCCGGGGCCTTCCGGCATTGCGGCGCCGCCGAAAAAATCAGGCGGCGGCTGGCTTGTCTCGCTACTGCTGGTCATTGTTCTTATCGGCACCGGTGTCAACGGCGCCCTCTGGCTGCAGGAAAAAGACAGCTTGGACCAGGCCGGCGCCGACGTCTCGGCGCTGAACACCCAGAACTCCGCCCTGCAGACATCTCTCAGTCAGGCGCAGGCCGGGGCTTCGTCGCTTCAGGCTGACCTGGCGGCATTGCAGCAGACAGTCGCCGGACTCGGCACAACGACGCCGCCTCCGGCTTCATCGACCGACTTCACCGTCGCGGCCAGGAAAATCGAGCCCTACACCGTTTATGTCGAAGCCTCCGGGCGCAGCGGCGCCGGCACCGGCTCCGGCACCATCATCAGGGCTAATGGCTTCGTACTGACCAACCAGCACGTCATCAGCGGCGCCACCTCTATCTGGGTCACTTTGAAAACCGGTGAATCCTTCAGCGCCACCCTGATCAACTCGAACGCCGACCTGGATGCCGCGGTACTCAAGCTGAATACCACCCGTACCGACTTTCCCTTCGCCGCCCTCGGCTCATCGGCCGGGGTGGTCATCGGCCAGCAGGTGCTGGCCTGCGGCTTCCCGCTGGGGTCTGACCTGTTCGGCAACGCCCAGTTCGGTCCGGCTTCCTTCACCGCCGGCATCGTCTCAGCCATCCGCAACCTGCCTTCTGCGAATACCGAAAACCCTAACGTCAGGCTCGACTACATTCAAATGGACGCCGATATCAACCCGGGCAACTCCGGCGGGGGCCTGTTCAATCTGAACGGGGAACTCATCGGCATTCCGGCTTACGGATTCGCCACCGGCATTAACGCCTCCATTCCCATAGACGCGGTCAAAGCGCTGATCCAGAGCGCCGCGGGTTAA
- a CDS encoding trypsin-like peptidase domain-containing protein, translating to MKNAVTAAIIAVVILANGGIALLRADAGSQLQADQSQIASLVTANDAAKTQIDALIAAQAQTAASLVTLRTAVAQLAQGAGAAQAEFNTVMQAIKPSVVKLNATGPGLRGYGSGVIVRSSGYVLTVLHAVSGAGSITVTLSTGEQFQATITASDAASNLALLKMTTTRTDFPAAPVGSINNLSLAQTVIAAGFPLSPELDGPATFTVGIVSALRTAADYYFVQSDADIAPGSGGGGLFTLDGRLVAVASLAQADGIYLYIPVNAAASLLAGIG from the coding sequence ATGAAAAACGCCGTCACCGCCGCCATCATCGCCGTCGTTATCCTGGCTAACGGGGGCATCGCCCTGTTGCGGGCCGATGCCGGCAGCCAGCTTCAGGCCGACCAGTCGCAAATCGCTTCGCTGGTGACCGCCAACGATGCGGCCAAGACCCAGATTGACGCCCTGATTGCGGCGCAGGCTCAAACCGCGGCGTCGCTGGTAACGCTGCGGACCGCTGTCGCCCAATTGGCGCAGGGTGCCGGCGCGGCTCAGGCTGAATTCAATACCGTGATGCAGGCCATCAAGCCTTCGGTGGTCAAACTCAACGCCACCGGTCCCGGCCTCAGGGGCTACGGCTCCGGGGTGATCGTCAGATCCAGCGGCTACGTCCTGACCGTCCTGCACGCCGTAAGCGGCGCCGGTTCGATCACCGTTACCCTGAGCACCGGGGAGCAGTTCCAGGCCACGATCACAGCTTCAGACGCCGCCTCCAACCTGGCTTTGCTTAAAATGACGACGACCCGTACCGATTTCCCGGCGGCGCCTGTTGGTTCGATCAATAATCTATCACTGGCCCAGACGGTAATCGCCGCCGGCTTCCCGCTGAGCCCGGAACTGGACGGTCCCGCCACCTTCACCGTCGGCATCGTTTCGGCGCTGCGCACCGCCGCCGACTATTATTTTGTTCAGAGCGACGCTGATATCGCCCCCGGCAGCGGCGGCGGCGGCCTGTTCACCCTGGACGGCCGACTGGTGGCCGTCGCCTCGCTGGCGCAGGCGGACGGCATTTACCTCTACATCCCCGTTAACGCCGCGGCTTCGCTCCTGGCCGGCATCGGCTGA